One Labeo rohita strain BAU-BD-2019 chromosome 12, IGBB_LRoh.1.0, whole genome shotgun sequence genomic region harbors:
- the prdm9 gene encoding histone-lysine N-methyltransferase PRDM9, whose translation MADSPDLPPSDEQNLEIQGSVTNCSSVVIMEEQDDSLFNDQHFYCEMCHQHFIDQCEVHGPPLFTCDSPTAMGIPQRTLLTLPQGLVIGRSSISSAGLGVFNQGQTVPVGMHFGPFDGEVTTKEKALDSAFSWVVYRGNNQYTYVDAERDTHSNWMKFVVCSRSETEQNLVAFQQNGRILFRCCRPISPGQEFRVWYAEEYAQGLGITWDKIWDKKCVSPAEEQATQDCPCPYCDYSFPTIFYLRVHVKRSHSDEYAHFMQTQPLESVDIDQCLLASDAAPSTHMQPTIESCQVSTLNGQPIDQSEKSDCADLSDTCSNGLSDQANCETEVSDEINKCGECGRNFLRSCHLKRHQRTIHSKEKPYCCSHCRKCFSQATGLKRHQQTHQGEDKKEKDADRPSDIYPCTKCSFSFVAKSNLYQHLKRHHHGEYLRLVESGLLTAETEGGAETISDKHDPNYEPPTRVRRPVKNTLRGRSHPKKVPVGRPRGRPPKNKHAAQDEVQKSLFICTECEESFSDLETLKAHQCAGQDSNNLEGPQEEADSQYVCGECLRAFNNFDLLQAHECIQQGEGSYCCSLCNLYFNRLCNLRRHERTIHSKEKPYCCTVCLKSFTQSSGLKRHQQSHSRRKAHRQSSALVDASIFPCTYCPFSFTDERYLYKHIRRHHPEMSVKYLSFQEGGVLSVEKPHSCSQCCKSFSTIKGFKNHSCFKQGEKVYLCPDCGKAFSWFNSLKQHQRIHTGEKPYTCKQCGKSFVHSGQLNVHLRTHTGEKPFLCSQCGESFRQSGDLRRHEQKHSGVRPCQCPDCGKSFSRPQSLKAHQQLHNGTKLFPCTQCGKSFTRRYHLTRHHQKMHS comes from the exons ATGGCGGACAGTCCGG ATTTGCCACCAAGCGACGAGCAGAATTTAGAGATACAAGGCTCTGTTACTAATTGTTCCTCTGTTGTGATAATGGAGGAACAGGATGATAGCCTGTTTAATGACCAACATTTCT ATTGTGAGATGTGTCACCAGCATTTCATTGACCAGTGTGAAGTTCATGGTCCACCTTTATTCACATGTGACTCGCCAACAGCTATGGGCATTCCTCAGAGAACTCTGCTGACATTGCCACAAGGTTTGGTTATAGGTCGATCAAGCATCTCTAGTGCAGGACTTGGGGTTTTCAACCAAGGCCAGACTGTGCCAGTGGGGATGCATTTTGGACCTTTTGATGGAGAGGTGACCACTAAAGAAAAGGCATTGGATAGTGCCTTCTCCTGGGTA GTTTACAGAGGCAATAATCAGTATACTTACGTAGATGCAGAGAGAGACACTCACTCTAACTGGATGAA gtttgTGGTGTGCTCAAGGAGTGAGACAGAACAGAATCTTGTTGCATTCCAGCAAAATGGACGTATTCTCTTCCGTTGTTGTCGCCCTATTAGCCCAGGGCAAGAATTTAGAGTTTGGTATGCTGAAGAATATGCTCAAGGACTTGGCATCACCTGGGATAAAATTTGGGATAAGAAATGCGTTTCTCCAG CTGAAGAACAGGCAACTCAGGACTGTCCATGTCCTTATTGCGATTACTCCTTCCCAACCATTTTTTATCTGCGTGTTCATGTGAAGCGCTCACACTCCGATGAGTATGCACACTTCATGCAGACACAGCCGCTTGAGTCTGTAGACATAGACCAGTGCCTTCTGGCCTCTGATGCAGCTCCTTCAACCCATATGCAGCCAACGATAGAAAGCTGTCAAGTTTCAACCCTAAATGGTCAACCCATCGATCAGTCAGAAAAGTCAGACTGTGCTGATTTGTCTGATACATGCAGTAATGGTTTGAGTGACCAGGCAAACTGTGAAACTGAGGTCTCGgatgaaattaataaatgtggTGAGTGTGGCCGTAACTTTTTGAGATCTTGTCATCTGAAAAGACATCAGCGCACTATCCACTCCAAAGAGAAGCCTTATTGCTGCAGCCATTGTAGGAAGTGCTTTAGTCAAGCAACAGGGCTGAAAAGACACCAACAAACCCACCAGGGGGAGGATAAGAAAGAGAAAGATGCTGACAGACCTTCTGATATATACCCTTGCACAAAGTGCTCCTTCTCTTTTGTGGCCAAATCCAATTTATATCAACATCTGAAACGCCATCACCATGGAGAGTACCTCAGGTTAGTTGAGAGCGGCTTGCTCACAGCAGAGACTGAGGGTGGTGCGGAGACAATTTCTGACAAGCATGACCCAAACTATGAACCTCCTACTCGAGTAAGGAGGCCTGTGAAGAACACCTTAAGAGGCAGGAGTCACCCTAAAAAAGTGCCTGTTGGCCGACCAAGGGGGCGACCACCTAAAAACAAGCATGCAGCTCAGGATGAAGTGCAGAAGAGTTTGTTCATCTGCACAGAGTGTGAAGAAAGTTTCTCTGATTTGGAGACACTAAAAGCTCACCAGTGTGCAGGACAGGATAGTAATAATTTAGAGGGACCACAGGAAGAAGCTGATTCTCAGTATGTATGCGGTGAATGCCTGAGAGCTTTCAATAATTTTGATCTTCTCCAAGCCCACGAGTGCATTCAGCAGGGAGAAGGATCTTACTGTTGCTCCCTCTGCAACCTTTACTTCAACCGTTTGTGTAACCTTCGCCGCCATGAGCGTACTATCCACTCCAAGGAGAAGCCCTACTGCTGCACGGTGTGCCTCAAATCCTTCACCCAGTCTTCTGGCTTGAAGCGCCACCAGCAGAGCCACTCACGCCGCAAAGCCCACCGCCAGAGCTCAGCCCTTGTTGATGCCAGCATCTTTCCCTGCACATACTGCCCCTTCTCTTTCACCGATGAGCGCTATCTTTACAAGCACATCCGTCGCCACCATCCAGAAATGAGCGTTAAATATCTGAGTTTTCAAGAAGGGGGTGTTTTATCTGTTGAAAAGCCTCACAGCTGCAGCCAGTGCTGCAAGAGCTTTAGTACAATCAAGGGCTTCAAGAACCACAGCTGCTTCAAGCAGGGGGAGAAGGTGTATCTGTGCCCAGATTGCGGAAAGGCATTCAGTTGGTTCAATAGCCTCAAGCAACACCAGCGCATCCACACAGGAGAAAAGCCTTACACGTGTAAGCAGTGCGGAAAGAGTTTTGTCCACTCCGGACAGCTGAATGTGCACCTCCGCACACACACGGGTGAAAAACCTTTCCTGTGTTCACAGTGTGGCGAAAGCTTCAGGCAGTCGGGAGATTTGAGGAGGCATGAGCAGAAGCATTCAGGCGTTCGACCATGCCAGTGCCCTGATTGTGGAAAAAGCTTTAGTCGGCCACAAAGTCTCAAAGCTCACCAACAGCTTCATAATGGCACCAAACTTTTCCCCTGcactcagtgtggaaaaagCTTCACTCGTAGATACCATCTCACCCGGCATCATCAGAAAATGCACTCCTGA